Genomic window (Selenomonadales bacterium):
TGCGTAACTGATTGGTAGCTGTGACGCCTGCTGCTCACATTGCTTGATGGTAATCTGCCATCTATAATGTTCTTAGCCGATCTTGGCATCCGCTCGGCATGACCAATAGGTAATTTGATAGGTGACAAGGAGGTTCGGGGGAAGATGGCAACTATACCTCAAGCGCTGTTTGAAAAGATTAGGTCTCTGACCGACATAGAAAAGATTAAACTGGTGGATTTCATCCTGATGCAGCTCGATAGACCTGATCCCGAAATCGACCGCATTTGGGTAGATGAAGCTCGTAAACGCTGGTTGGCGTATAAGACGGGTGAGGCAGAGACGGTTCCCTATGAGATAGTCATGGAAAAGTATCGGGCCAGATGAGAATTCACTTCTTAAAGCTCGCACAGTCAGAGGTCGACGATGCATTTTCGTGGTATGATTCTCAAGCGCATGGCCTAGGAACACAATTTCTGGATGATCTTGACCGAGCAGTAAGAAGGATTGCGGCCTTTCCATTCGCGAACGCAGAAATAGAAGATGGGCTTAGGCGCTGTCTTTTGTCAAAGTTTCCATATGGGGTGATCTATGTGCTTGAGTCTGAAGCGATCATTATTGTTGCTGTGGCCCATCTACATAGAGAACCTCGCTACTGGATTGACAGATTGTAGGCGGGTGTTGCGCACGATCGTAGCACCTGTTTTTTGCTTCCCTAACCAAACAATGCTGAGTTTTGCTTAATTACCTCATCTTGCACGCATGGCATCAAGGGCGAGCCTTGCGATATCAGCGGGAAGCAGGCGCGAGTGGAGAGCTCTTTGGCACAGAACTGCGACGGCCAGTATTGAGCTCGCAGCGACAATAGACGCCACGAGCCATACCGGAACGAAAGAGCCAATCTCCAACTGGCGCGCCACTACGCGGCAGCATGCGGCTATCGGAAGCGCACCGGAATTCGCACCCCGTCCTCGAGGGGCATTGCCCCATCTTTAGCATTCCAGCGGAGCGCGACAATGTAGCCGCGGCCGCTCGTCGGAAGCGTGGCCGATAGATCGAGCAGGGTGGGCTGCAAGATCACGTTGTAGTGGCCATGCTCCCACAACCGATATTCGGCTAGGCGTCGTCCTTGTGCATCCAAGATAACCAAGATGCGCCCTTGGTAGTGGTTGGTATCGTGCCACACCCTGAGCGTCCTCGGTAAGACCACTGGCTCCGTTGGGTCAAGCGCCAAGAACAGCCCCCCTAGGTCTAGCAGGTGGCTCTCCTGCAGTAGTTCCACTGCGTGCTGTCTAAGAGAGTGCCGCGAGCCAGTGATATCAAACACAGTGCTTAGCGGCAGCTCCGCCGCGCGACTTAGCGACCTTTGCAGGACGGCAGAGCGGTACGCCTCCATAGCAGCGTCCGCTTCACGCAGTACTCTATCGTCAAATGGTCGAGCAGGCATGGCTGCCAGTCCTGAACCGTCACGCCAAATGCTCAGGGTGCGTGAGTTGTGTGGTTGCAGGGCGGGGGCTGCGGCAAAGTGGAGTATGCGTTCATCTGATGTCCAGAACGCCGAGTTCGGAACAATGACCGGGTCATTTAACTCGGGCAGGGCTTGTTGCACATCGCGCCGATTCACGGCAAACAGCGGTTCCATGATGCCGCGCCGATAAACGTAGATGGCAGTCGCAGCGTCATCACCCGTGGCAGTGACAGCCACATAGTTTCCTCGGCGGGACCAAGCTAGGCTCGTGTAACGCCCCTGATATGCTCTAAAGAAAGAAACTTCGCCTGTGTCTGTGTAAGTGCCCGCGATAGTAACCGCTTGCGCATTCGGTGCGGTCGTTAGCACAAACCCTTGCCAACGAGCTCCAAACTGCGTAGATGGGTCATCTTGCGGCAGGCCGTGGTTATAAACTGTGACACTTGCGACCGCATACTGATGTTCACCCCACAGAGTGAGGCCAAACCTGTGGTCGGTGAAGGCGCCAAAATTGTTAGCTGTAACCTCGGCCCACCTGTCGCGAAGCGCATTGGTGAAGCGTGTGCCGGAGGCCAAAGTCTCGCCGGTATGAATATCTAGCAGCAGAGACTGGCCTTCACTCCAGTTGTATAGGTAGATACGTGGATAGTCGATAGTGGCCTCTGTCCAGTTGATGTCGAGGATATTTCGGTGTAGCGCTATTGGCGCTCCGCGCAATCTCAGAGCCGCCACCTGTGCCCGCGTAATCTCTCTGCGTTCACCTATTACTACATCAACTACTTTGTCTACTGTAGTAGGCTTGGAAGGGGCAACAACATCTGGCGGTCTAGAACCTTCCTCGGCACTCTTTTGGGCACAGCCCACCATACTTAGTAGCAGAACCAGCAAACCTAGCGCGACGAGAAGTCGGTTGTTGAGCGACACACTAACCCTCCTTTTCACTGGTGCTCCACGGGCAAGATAGTAAACGGATTAGGGCTGAGCGCCACTATCCGCGCATCGGATACACTAGCGATGCGAATCCTAGCATTTGTAGTCGGCGTTGCGTTTACATTCCATGACTGCTCTCCATCGTTAGGGGTATTCATAAAGAGCGCAACCCAAGAGACTCCACCGTCAATCGAGAGATCAATGTTGACGTTACCAACTACACCGACCGAGTTCCACCTCAATGTCTGCAGAGTTGAGTTCCGCCAAGACTCTCCCCCCTGGGGCGATGTTACGTGCAACCCCGCAATCGTGAAGTTCCCATTG
Coding sequences:
- a CDS encoding addiction module protein; translated protein: MATIPQALFEKIRSLTDIEKIKLVDFILMQLDRPDPEIDRIWVDEARKRWLAYKTGEAETVPYEIVMEKYRAR
- a CDS encoding type II toxin-antitoxin system RelE/ParE family toxin translates to MRIHFLKLAQSEVDDAFSWYDSQAHGLGTQFLDDLDRAVRRIAAFPFANAEIEDGLRRCLLSKFPYGVIYVLESEAIIIVAVAHLHREPRYWIDRL